In Lates calcarifer isolate ASB-BC8 linkage group LG4, TLL_Latcal_v3, whole genome shotgun sequence, a genomic segment contains:
- the LOC108883872 gene encoding unconventional myosin-VIIa isoform X1 — translation MLRKGEWVWVDSVIGAPIGARIKVTPSGQRFLVDDEGKEQSLSQEQEASLRVMHPTSVEGVDDMIKLGDMNEAGLLRNLLIRHKQGIIYTYTGSVLVAVNPYQDFPIYSADQVRLYHSRKLGELPPHIFAIAESCYFNMTRHLRNQCCIISGESGAGKTESTKLILQYLAAVSGQQSEQRIEQQILESNPILEAFGNAKTIRNDNSSRFGKYLEIFFNKDGVIEAARVEQYLLEKSRVCHQALEERNYHMFYCMLVGITAEEKKTLRLGDAKEYNFLTKGNCIVCEGRDDAKDYIRIRSAMKILTFSEKQCQEILKLLAAILHLGNVCFEATTQNNLETSDVSKSEHFSMAASLLEVEKSSLERSLTHRSFMTNRERVTKPLSSEQASDCRDALVKAIYNKLFIWIVEKINSVIYKKLSNSPKSSYLSIGLLDIFGFENFNTNSFEQLCINFANEKLQQFFVGHIFKLEQEEYLKEDIVWNNINFSDNQNILDLLAGKSCNLLALIDEESHFPKGSDSTLLNKMNQQHSRDKSYIASRSQYDTNFGIQHFAGVVYYDSTGFLEKNRDAISSDIIKMVEMSKNKLLRQTFETELSTNGLKITNNNKVVMTPKSSLRAQADKRKQVPTLSGQFRQSLDSLMKALSACQPFFIRCFKPNNDKQSEVFDRELCMRQLRYSGMMDTIRIRNLGYPIRHTFEEFLKRYRVLLKTTICNPKTETAAACCEAICRTVIKGEDEWKIGRTKIFLKDAHDAVLERLREQELSRVAVVIQRVMMGHKDRKSFLKKRRAAVVLQRRWRAYREEKVRRKLKHGYERLVSKIRSRNLQSQYQRQRAAVLTIQKQVRGYRVRKSWKQKREAVILLQAYTRGLLARKTAQRMRNDRENQAQIALELQGRLNDLIALQPVEEPEPVTEWDSENSYDLRPAPVVEVVEPKASESEPERRNMPEPADETSAETPGPEIPPPMSTTPIPSLEEDDDEFDEDDDQFSFYKFSELNFQGNATHTHVTQRLRQPLLPHDDEGDTLACLTLSWIILRFMGDIPEPKSLDTTSQASSTISHHLPNKQGRRLSNLVGLDQKILRKNKKKLGGGNRRASAIPEEPENMTEDEDVLIGEGPTLHRPLSALEKLHIIIGYALSRRDIRDEIYCQICKQLVKNKNRKSRMQGWTLLSICLGIFPPTELFMKYLESFVRKGPSAYGAYCTERLRRIIANGERKELPCWIELQAAKSKEPIDVTVTLMDDRTISLQLESASTSAEVCQAVAEKTNLKDTHGFSLYISLYDKMWSLGSCGKHVLDAVSQCEQEMRRQGKHERDTPWSLSLRKELFTPWHDCSEDPISTDLIYRQVIKGIKSADYTSEKEDGYVQLAAMHYYIQFGSTNSRENIQKVVEECIATQLIENKSMTKWIQLINSALSQAPFNNGKQSRESVKGELVDSARKEWPLHFSKFYEVTMTSGPPLPKSRFFVAVNWSGIFFMDGREKRLLELPYIEMQEVHKISPQIVRLATVRGDFDLRCAEAVEMAALIEDTLKGLRQHSVYALAQQDTNKPDDPMFLVCKRGDLLLVEKDEEYSPEETWIKATNQRTSSSGAVYKDTVQFLPTLTRPTEDMLELLIPGQRKHSAAQSAPQRDETVAPVSLKEFSLENFRPAGRQGASKGVGREKLWSSSREPLKQPLMKTLVGNSDLSNLACNASIAILKYMGDYPIKHSRSPVELTDQIFGPATQHEALQDEIYCQIMRQMTSNNNRLSMERGWQLMWLCSGLFPPSQNLMRHTQRFLESRPREPLASVCLQRLLSMCSKKPRKLPPHLVEVDAIQQNSTMIFHKVHFPNDTSDIFEVASTTTIKELCYSIASHLKLNSADGYSLYLKTPNKVMSLDEERYFFDSLRQTSDSPKKGKRVREGNQANVPYLVIFKRKLWFNVTPGKDQVADLTFHFPQEMPKYLRGNHNCTKEDMITLGGLLFRSKVDSDRSQFVMIPRMLSELVPADKIKIMSPEDWKKHIISSYNKQSGITLQEAKIAFLRTISSWPTFGCAFFEVKQSCEPSYPSTVMIAISKQGVSLINPTNKELLVMHKFSRILEFSSKGNFFQMTVGTLMKSSFVCETTQAYAMEDLLRSYISMYERQRDAFRPRNHMFS, via the exons ATGCTGCGAAAG GGGGAGTGGGTGTGGGTGGACTCTGTCATTGGGGCACCCATCGGAGCCAGGATAAAAGTAACGCCATCGGGTCAGCGGTTTCTGGTGGACGATGAGGGAAAG GAGCAGAGTTTGTCCCAGGAGCAGGAGGCCTCTCTCAGGGTCATGCACCCTACATCAGTGGAGGGTGTGGATGACATGATCAAACTTGGGGACATGAACGAGGCTGGCCTCCTCCGAAACCTGCTGATCAGACACAAACAAGGAATCATCTAT ACCTACACAGGGTCAGTGTTGGTTGCAGTGAACCCCTACCAGGATTTTCCCATATATTCAGCTGACCAG GTGAGGTTGTACCACAGTCGAAAGCTTGGGGAACTCCCACCTCACATCTTTGCCATCGCTGAATCCTGCTACTTTAACATGACACGTCATCTCAGGAACCAGTGCTGCATCATCAG tggGGAGTCCGGGGCAGGGAAGACAGAGAGCACTAAGCTGATCCTGCAGTACTTGGCAGCAGTCAGTGGTCAGCAGTCTGAACAGAGGATTGAACAACAAATCCTGGAGTCCAACCCGATACTAGAAG cttttGGAAATGCTAAGACAATCCGCAATGACAACTCCAGTCGCTTTGGGAAATATTTGGAGATCTTCTTCAATAAGGACGGAGTGATTGAGGCTGCTCGTGTGGAGCAGTATCTTCTGGAGAAGTCGCGTGTCTGTCATCAG GCACTGGAGGAGCGAAACTACCACATGTTTTATTGCATGTTGGTAGGaatcacagcagaggagaagaaaactCTGAGGCTTGGAGATGCTAAGGAATACAATTTTCTTACCAAG GGTAACTGTATCGTGTGTGAAGGCAGGGACGATGCCAAAGACTACATTCGTATCCGTTCTGCCATGAAAATCCTGACCTTCTCGGAAAAACAGTGTCAGGAAATCCTCAAGCTGCTGGCAGCCATATTGCACCTGGGAAACGTCTGCTTTGAGG CCACCACTCAAAATAACCTGGAAACCAGTGATGTCAGCAAGTCAGAACATTTCAGCATGGCAGCATCACTACTGGAA GTAGAGAAGTCCTCTCTGGAGAGGAGTTTGACCCACCGTTCCTTTATGACCAACAGAGAGAGGGTGACCAAACCTCTCAGCTCTGAACAGGCGTCTGACTGTAGAGATGCCCTGGTCAAG GCTATCTACAACAAACTGTTCATATGGATCGTTGAAAAAATCAACAGTGTCATCTATAAGAAGCTGTCCAACAGCCCCAAGTCTTCCTATCTGTCCATTGGCCTGCTTGACATCTTTGGCTTTGAGAACTTCAACACAAATAG CTTTGAGCAGCTGTGCATTAACTTTGCCAATGAGAAGCTCCAACAGTTCTTCGTGGGTCACATCTTCAAGTTGGAGCAGGAGGAGTACCTGAAAGAGGACATTGTGTGGAATAACATCAACTTTAGTGACAATCAAAACATCCTGGACCTTCTGGCTGGGAAATCTTGTAACCTGCTGGCTCTGATTGATGAGGAGAGCCACTTTCCAAAG GGCTCAGACTCCACTCTGCTGAACAAGATGAACCAACAACACAGTAGGGACAAGAGCTACATCGCCTCAAGGAGTCAGTATGACACAAACTTTGGGATTCAGCACTTTGCAGGCGTGGTTTACTATGACTCCACAG gATTCCTGGAAAAGAACAGAGATGCCATCAGTTCTGACATTATCAAGATGGTtgaaatgtccaaaaataaGCTACTTCGTCAGACATTTGAGACTGAGCTTTCAACCAATGGGCTGAAGATTACAAATAACAACAAGGTTGTGATGACACCCAAGAGCTCTCTACGG GCCCAGGCTGACAAACGTAAACAAGTGCCAACGCTGAGTGGACAGTTCCGTCAGTCTCTGGACTCCCTCATGAAGGCCCTGTCCGCCTGCCAGCCTTTCTTCATCCGCTGCTTCAAACCCAATAATGACAAGCAGTCTGAG GTGTTTGACAGAGAGCTGTGTATGCGTCAGCTCAGATACTCTGGCATGATGGACACCATTCGCATCCGGAATCTGGGATACCCAATTCGCCACACCTTTGAGGAATTCCTGAAGCGCTATAGGGTGCTCCTGAAGACGACCATCTGTAACCCCAAAACC GAGACAGCTGCTGCCTGTTGTGAAGCCATCTGCAGGACTGTGATTAAAGGGGAGGACGAGTGGAAAATAGGCAGGACCAAGATTTTCCTGAAG gATGCTCATGACGCTGTCCTGGAACGACTGAGGGAACAAGAACTCAGCAGAGTGGCTGTGGTGATCCAGAGGGTCATGATGGGACACAAAGACAG GAAGTCTTTTCTGAAGAAACGAAGGGCAGCTGTGGTGTTGCAGAGGCGCTGGAGAGCttacagagaagagaaagtgcGAAGAAAG CTGAAGCACGGCTATGAACGGCTGGTATCAAAGATCCGTAGTCGGAATCTCCAGTCACAGTACCAAAGACAGCGAGCAGCAGTACTCACCATACAGAAACAG GTACGAGGCTACCGGGTGAGGAAGAGCTGGaagcaaaagagagaggcagTCATACTGCTGCAGGCTTACACCAGAGGACTCCTGGCCAGAAAAACGGCTCAAAGGATGAGGAATGAT AGAGAGAACCAGGCACAAATAGCCTTGGAGCTTCAGGGGAGACTGAATGATCTTATCGCACTGCAACCCGTGGAGGAGCCGGAGCCAGTCACTGAATGGGATTCAGAGAACTCGTATGATCTCCGGCCTGCTCCTGTTGTGGAAGTGGTGGAGCCAAAAGCATCAGAATCAGAACCAGAG AGGAGGAACATGCCAGAGCCTGCAGACGAAACCTCTGCTGAGACCCCAGGGCCAGAGATCCCCCCTCCAATGTCAACCACTCCTATCCCATCACTGGAAGAAGATGATGACGAGTTTGATGAGGATGACGACCAGTTTTCATTCTATAAATTCAGTGAGCTTAACTTCCAGGGCAATGCTACCCACACACACGTCACACAGAGACTGAGGCAGCCCCTTCTGCCCCACGATGACGAGGGTGATACACTG GCTTGTTTAACATTGTCATGGATTATTCTACGGTTCATGGGGGACATACCAGAACCAAAATCTCTGGACACAACATCTCAAGCATCCAGCACCATCTCGCATCATCTGCCTAATAAGCAGGGTAGGAGGCTGAGCAACCTGGTGGGACTGGACCAG AAAATactgaggaagaacaagaaaaagCTTGGCGGTGGAAACAGAAGAGCCTCTGCTATTCCTGAAGAG CCAGAGAACATGACAGAGGACGAGGACGTTTTGATTGGAGAAGGTCCAACGCTGCATCGGCCGCTTTCAGCCCTGGAAAAACTGCACATTATCATTGGATACGCTTTATCAAGACGAGACATACG GGATGAGATTTACTGCCAGATCTGTAAGCAGCTGGTGAAAAACAAGAACAGGAAGAGCCGTATGCAAGGCTGgaccctcctctccatctgtcttgGTATCTTCCCTCCAACAGAACTGTTCATGAAG TATTTGGAGAGTTTTGTCCGCAAAGGTCCAAGTGCTTATGGAGCATACTGTACTGAGCGCCTGCGCCGGATAATAGCtaatggagaaagaaaagagttgCCCTGTTGGATAGAGCTACag GCTGCCAAGTCCAAGGAGCCCATAGATGTGACTGTGACTCTAATGGACGACCGTACCATCAGTCTTCAGCTGGAATCAGCCTCCACCTCTGCTGAGGTCTGTCAAGCTGTGGCTGAAAAGACTAATCTCAAAGACACACATGGATTCTCCCTGTACATCAGCCTCTATGATAAG ATGTGGTCTTTGGGCAGCTGCGGGAAGCATGTGCTGGATGCTGTATCGCAGTGTGAGCAAGAGATGAGGAGGCAAGGTAAACATGAGAGGGACACCCCCTGGAGTCTCTCCTTGCGCAAGGAACTGTTCACACCGTGGCATGACTGCTCAGAGGATCCGATCAGCACAGACCTAATTTACAGACAGGTCATCAAGGGAATCAAGTCAGCAGATTACACCAGCGAGAAG GAGGATGGATATGTCCAGCTGGCAGCAATGCACTATTACATCCAGTTTGGCTctacaaacagcagagagaacatCCAGAAGGTGGTTGAGGAGTGCATCGCCACTCAGCTTATTGAGAACAAATCCATGACAAAGTGGATCCAACTCATCAACTCAGCACTGTCACAG GCTCCTTTTAACAAtggaaagcagagcagagaaagcGTCAAAGGGGAACTGGTGGACAGTGCTCGAAAGGAGTGGCCACTCCACTTCTCCAAGTTTTATGAAGTTACAATGACGTCAG GACCTCCTTTGCCCAAAAGCAGGTTTTTTGTGGCTGTAAACTGGAGTGGCATTTTCTTCATGGAcgggagagaaaaaagactcCTTGAGCTTCCTTACATAGAAATGCAAGAAGTCCACAAGATTAG TCCCCAGATAGTGAGATTGGCCACAGTCAGAGGAGACTTTGACCTGAGGTGTGCAGAAGCTGTGGAAATGGCTGCACTTATAGAGGATACCCTGAAAGGGCTGAGACAGCACTCAGTGTACGCACTGGCTCAGCAGGATACCAACAAACCAG ATGACCCCATGTTTCTGGTTTGTAAGCGAGGCGACCTGCTGCTGGtagaaaaagatgaagaataTTCTCCTGAGGAGACCTGGATCAAAGCAACTAACCAGCGGACCAGCAGCAGTGGTGCAGTCTATAAGGATACAGTGCAGTTTCTGCCAACTCTCACCAGGCCCACTGAAGATATGCTG GAACTGCTTATTCCAGGCCAGAGGAAACATTCAGCCGCACAAAGCGCCCCGCAGAGAGACGAAACAGTGGCTCCTGTCTCATTAAAAGAGTTTTCACTTGAGAACTTCAG GCCTGCGGGTCGACAAGGTGCATCCAAGGGGGTTGGCAGAGAGAAGCTGTGGAGTAGTTCCAGAGAACCTCTCAAGCAGCCACTGATGAAGACTCTGGTCGGCAACTCTGACCTCAGCAACCTGGCCTGCAACGCTTCCATTG CTATTCTGAAGTACATGGGCGACTACCCCATCAAACACTCTCGCAGCCCTGTAGAGCTGACTGACCAGATCTTTGGTCCCGCCACCCAGCATGAAGCCCTGCAGGATGAGATCTACTGCCAGATTATGAGGCAGATgaccagcaacaacaacag GTTGAGTATGGAGCGTGGATGGCAGCTCATGTGGCTGTGTTCAGGCTTGTTCCCGCCCAGTCAGAATTTGATGAGACACACTCAGCGCTTCCTGGAGTCGCGGCCCAGAGAACCACTGGCTTCCGTCTgcctgcagaggctgctgtcgATGTGCAG TAAGAAGCCCAGGAAGCTTCCGCCTCATCTGGTAGAAGTGGACGCCATCCAACAGAACAGCACCATGATCTTCCATAAAGTCCATTTCCCAAACGACACCAGTGAT ATATTCGAGGtagcatcaacaacaacaatcaaagAACTGTGCTACAGTATTGCCTCTCACCTCAAACTGAACTCGGCCGATGGATATAGCCTCTACCTGAAAACACCAAACAAG GTCATGAGTTTGGATGAGGAGAGATATTTCTTTGACAGTTTAAGGCAGACTTCAGACTCTCctaagaaaggaaaaagagtgagagaag GCAACCAAGCCAACGTTCCCTACCTGGTGATCTTTAAGAGGAAGCTCTGGTTCAATGTGACCCCGGGGAAAGACCAGGTCGCAGACCTCACCTTCCATTTCCCGCAG GAGATGCCTAAGTACCTGCGGGGAAACCACAACTGCACCAAAGAGGACATGATCACCCTGGGTGGACTGCTGTTCAGATCCAAAGTAGATTCAGACAGGTCCCAGTTTGTGATGATCCCCAGAATGCTGAGTGAGCTGGTTCCTGCTGACAAGATCAAAATCATGTCCCCTGAAGACTGGAAGAAG CACATCATCTCCTCCTACAACAAACAGAGCGGCATCACATTGCAGGAAGCCAAAATTGCCTTCCTGAGAACCATTTCAAGCTGGCCGACCTTCGGCTGTGCTTTCTTTGAAGTTAAA CAATCTTGTGAACCAAGCTACCCAAGTACAGTTATGATTGCCATCAGCAAGCAAGGTGTCAGCTTAATAAACCCAACAAACAAG GAGCTGCTGGTCATGCACAAATTCAGCCGCATCCTTGAGTTCAGCAGCAAAGGCAACTTCTTCCAGATGACAGTCGGCACCCTGATGAAGTCCAGCTTTGTCTGTGAGACCACGCAG gCTTACGCAATGGAGGACCTCCTTAGATCGTACATCAGCATGTATGAGAGGCAGAGGGATGCCTTTCGTCCCAGGAACCACATGTTTTCCTGA